A section of the Arcobacter sp. F155 genome encodes:
- a CDS encoding ABC transporter ATP-binding protein, translating to MIGISVKDLAVSFGETKILEDISFSVEAGEIVTILGPSGCGKSTILRCIASLHDDYKGEIFLNETCLVNDGRNQCNKDIGYIFQDYALFPHLNVRENIEFALYKLKQDEKQRRVDVLLKQFDLFDHRHKQIHELSGGQQQRVSIARVLAYEPKVLLLDEPFSNLDTILRNKTKVWLKKMIKELGLSAILVTHDQKEALSMSDKIAIINDKKIEQFGTAKELFEKPKSYYIANFLNRINKLPTKLIEDLGSSITPENLAVIPIDKIEVTADSSKIEASILDISYCGDYYELEVSLNNYDNLELTVKSFCIDCLTSRDKCYLDIDLKDIQIVREKV from the coding sequence ATGATAGGAATTAGTGTAAAAGATTTAGCAGTTTCTTTTGGTGAAACAAAGATTTTAGAGGATATCTCTTTTAGTGTTGAAGCAGGGGAAATTGTAACTATTCTAGGTCCTAGTGGATGTGGTAAAAGTACAATCCTAAGATGTATTGCTTCTTTACATGATGATTATAAGGGTGAAATATTTTTAAATGAAACGTGCTTAGTAAATGATGGAAGAAATCAGTGTAATAAAGATATTGGATATATTTTCCAAGACTATGCTTTATTCCCTCATTTAAATGTAAGAGAAAACATTGAGTTTGCACTTTATAAACTTAAACAAGACGAAAAGCAAAGAAGAGTAGATGTTTTATTAAAGCAGTTTGATTTATTTGACCACAGACATAAGCAAATTCACGAGTTAAGTGGTGGGCAGCAGCAAAGGGTTTCAATAGCAAGAGTTTTAGCCTATGAGCCTAAAGTATTGCTTTTAGATGAGCCTTTTTCAAACCTAGATACAATTTTAAGAAATAAAACAAAAGTTTGGCTAAAGAAGATGATTAAAGAGTTAGGTCTTAGTGCTATATTAGTTACCCATGACCAGAAAGAGGCTTTAAGTATGTCTGATAAAATTGCAATTATCAATGATAAAAAAATTGAGCAGTTTGGAACAGCTAAAGAGCTTTTTGAAAAACCAAAATCATACTACATAGCAAACTTTTTAAATAGAATTAATAAACTTCCAACAAAACTTATAGAGGATTTAGGTTCAAGTATCACTCCTGAGAACTTAGCTGTAATTCCTATTGATAAGATTGAAGTAACTGCGGATAGCTCTAAGATTGAAGCTTCTATTTTAGATATCTCTTATTGTGGGGATTATTATGAACTAGAAGTATCTTTAAATAATTATGATAATTTAGAACTTACAGTAAAATCATTTTGTATAGATTGTTTAACTAGCAGGGATAAATGTTATTTAGATATTGATTTAAAAGATATTCAAATAGTAAGAGAAAAAGTTTAA
- a CDS encoding iron ABC transporter permease codes for MKHINKLTISSVFITLLISIPAIILFTNIFTGGENWKHLVDTVLFEYIFNSLYIMVGVAVITAILGFTTAYLTSLFTFTGSSFFHYALILPFAIPTYIVAYIYGGMFDITGSVTTFILDLLGKDLSEVYFFDIMSIEGAIIVMSLVLYPYVYLICKTYLRAESSSIIDASKTMGLNNFQIFYKVVIPISRPAIVAGVILAVMEAVADFGVMDYYGVATFVTGIFRTWFGMGSVEDASKLASMLMLFIFILIFLEKYQRRNKRYKSSGKDFKPIAKQKLTGFSNIFAFVACFIPFFFGFLLPFSQMSVWFYRSYEEVIDEDFLTVLYQTLSLGIFSAIFITVLAFILVYNVRLHKSKLADYLMQISKLGYSIPGAVVAVGILSFFSIIDRSFDILLSGTVIAVIFGYTVRFIAISINNYESGFAKIPQSYDDACKTMGTGTFQTFYKVMLPLIKNSALASFIVIFIEVIKELPLTMILRPFNYDTLAVLSHELVTQAQVVESSVPAMFIVGLGIISVLILLKNMIKD; via the coding sequence TTGAAACATATTAATAAACTTACAATAAGTAGTGTTTTTATAACACTACTTATTTCAATACCAGCAATTATTCTATTTACAAATATATTTACAGGCGGTGAAAACTGGAAACATCTAGTAGATACTGTACTATTTGAATATATTTTTAACTCATTATATATTATGGTAGGTGTAGCAGTAATAACTGCAATACTAGGCTTTACAACAGCATATTTAACTTCACTATTTACCTTTACTGGTTCTTCATTCTTTCATTATGCATTGATTTTACCCTTTGCAATTCCTACATATATCGTTGCATATATTTATGGTGGAATGTTTGATATTACTGGAAGTGTGACAACTTTTATTTTAGATTTACTAGGAAAAGATTTATCAGAAGTATACTTCTTTGATATTATGTCAATTGAAGGTGCTATTATTGTAATGTCTCTGGTTTTATATCCATATGTTTATTTAATCTGTAAAACATATTTAAGAGCAGAGTCTTCATCTATTATTGATGCTTCAAAGACTATGGGATTAAACAATTTTCAAATTTTTTATAAAGTAGTAATTCCTATTTCAAGACCAGCAATTGTAGCAGGTGTAATTTTAGCTGTAATGGAAGCAGTTGCAGATTTTGGGGTTATGGATTATTATGGAGTTGCAACTTTTGTAACTGGTATTTTTAGGACTTGGTTTGGAATGGGAAGTGTTGAAGATGCTTCAAAACTAGCTTCTATGTTAATGCTATTTATTTTCATTTTAATCTTTTTAGAGAAATATCAAAGAAGAAATAAAAGATACAAAAGTAGTGGAAAAGATTTTAAACCTATTGCAAAACAAAAGCTAACTGGATTTAGTAATATTTTTGCATTTGTTGCATGTTTTATTCCTTTCTTTTTTGGGTTTTTATTACCATTTTCTCAAATGTCAGTATGGTTTTATAGGTCATATGAAGAAGTAATAGATGAAGACTTTTTAACTGTACTTTATCAGACTTTATCCCTTGGTATTTTTTCTGCTATATTTATTACGGTATTAGCTTTTATTTTAGTTTATAATGTAAGACTTCATAAAAGTAAACTAGCAGACTACCTAATGCAAATATCAAAATTGGGATATTCTATTCCTGGTGCTGTTGTTGCCGTTGGAATACTTAGTTTCTTTTCTATTATAGATAGAAGTTTTGATATCTTACTTAGTGGAACTGTTATAGCAGTAATTTTTGGTTATACAGTTAGATTTATTGCTATTTCAATAAACAACTATGAATCAGGATTTGCAAAAATACCTCAAAGCTATGATGATGCTTGTAAAACTATGGGTACAGGAACTTTCCAAACTTTTTATAAAGTAATGTTGCCTTTAATTAAAAACTCTGCTTTAGCTAGTTTTATTGTTATCTTTATTGAAGTAATTAAAGAGTTACCTCTTACAATGATTCTAAGGCCATTTAACTATGATACTTTAGCAGTATTATCCCATGAACTTGTAACTCAAGCACAGGTTGTTGAGTCAAGTGTACCAGCAATGTTTATTGTTGGTTTAGGAATAATCTCTGTTTTAATATTACTTAAAAATATGATTAAGGATTAA